In one window of Notolabrus celidotus isolate fNotCel1 chromosome 15, fNotCel1.pri, whole genome shotgun sequence DNA:
- the elovl8a gene encoding ELOVL fatty acid elongase 8a, giving the protein MWQKLQLYYQGLLGNGDKRTDSWPLVHSPVPVASIFLCYLFIIWVGPKLMAKRQPVNLKPVLIVYNFAMVCLSAYMFYEFTASSWLARYSLLCQPVDYSDSPLAMRMAKVCWWFYFSKVIELSDTMFFILRKKNSQLTFLHIYHHATMIFNWWAGVKYVAGGQSFLIGQINSLVHVVMYLYYGLAAFGPGMTKYLWWKRYLTTLQLIQFFIVTIHTTYNLFADCDFPDSMNVVVLAYSLSLIALFSNFYYHSYLAKKKDKKT; this is encoded by the exons ATGTGGCAGAAATTGCAGCTATACTACCAAGGGCTTCTGGGAAATGGAG ACAAGAGGACAGACAGTTGGCCTCTGGTCCACTCTCCTGTGCCTGTGGCTTCTATCTTCCTGTGCTACCTGTTCATTATCTGGGTGGGACCAAAGCTGATGGCCAAAAGGCAGCCCGTCAACCTCAAACCTGTGTTGATAGTTTACAACTTTGCCATGGTCTGCCTGTCAGCATACATGTTCTATGAG TTCACAGCCTCGTCCTGGTTGGCGCGATACAGTCTCCTGTGCCAGCCTGTGGACTACAGTGACAGCCCGCTGGCCATGAGG ATGGCCAAAGTGTGCTGGTGGTTCTACTTCTCTAAAGTCATAGAGCTCAGTGACACT ATGTTTTTCATTCTGAGGAAGAAGAACAGTCAGCTGACCTTCCTCCATATTTACCATCACGCCACTATGATCTTCAACTGGTGGGCCGGGGTTAAATATGTGGCTGGTGGCCAGT CTTTCCTGATTGGTCAGATTAACTCCCTGGTCCATGTGGTCATGTATCTGTACTACGGCCTCGCAGCTTTTGGACCGGGAATGACGAAATACCTCTGGTGGAAACGCTACCTCACAACTCTGCAGCTG ATCCAGTTTTTCATTGTAACCATCCACACCACCTACAACTTGTTTGCTGACTGTGACTTCCCTGACTCCATGAACGTGGTGGTGCTGGCCTACTCACTCAGCCTCATTGCGCTCTTCAGTAACTTCTACTACCACAGCTACCTCgccaaaaagaaagacaagaagacatag
- the LOC117827434 gene encoding uncharacterized protein LOC117827434 isoform X2, whose amino-acid sequence MSESFLRSAITEALPDLPDVAKDILQETLQSLGVETHDDFQFVKEEDLLSALRPIQARKLVAAWGLKCPFQESGSSSLTASPGPSPSMVSLSPISTSSSSSQSPRGSLPDSFMIPWGQFPEALTQDLERGRRPKPSMRKEMVRIVVREMMKAATSLSKKNATDVARQLVSKYPKSLQDVIEGDIIGTGYSSLVKQIQNRIENVKRPTTPKIQKRKSHYSDTDEVPPEKRAAIQDTYGCIRWHVKFLPLGETPESQQQKKEELKNLFSQNEQSPGPLKMLMKSTFYSQRQDVNQGKDMKYLLENWPYWFHENGMNVHFNELTGVALKETFLKNVEQKGERLLNFMKTVAVNKSKRFYQAATKLQMMMGEHPGNTQVTEMVLLLLAYFDERDDVMFHYVEDTCLAGEVVMDRVPLTPTIVVCGQSCYSSRRMMLSVDHVIVNENISSFISSLCMLFGSYYCFNIHYPTALASTLEFLQREGDESGANKCKALACQSKSHYVDSGPLRPRMAFRLKRCSSE is encoded by the exons ATGTCTGAATCATTTCTACGCTCTGCCATCACGGAGGCCTTGCCTGACCTTCCAGACGTAGCAAAGGATATCCTGCAAGAAACTCTTCAATCTCTAGGTGTAGAGACCCATGATGACTTTCAGTTTGTTAAGGAAGAAGATTTGTTGTCAGCCTTGAGGCCCATACAAGCCCGGAAGCTGGTTGCTGCGTGGGGTCTAAAAT GTCCCTTCCAAGAAAGTGGTTCTTCAAGCCTTACTGCCTCACCAGGACCTTCCCCTTCCATGGTGTCTCTGTCGCCAATTTCAACGTCATCATCCAGCAGTCAGAGCCCAAGAGGCAGTCTTCCAGACTCATTCATGATACCATGGGGACAGTTCCCAGAGGCTTTGACACAGGATTTGGAGAGAGGAAGGCGTCCAAAACCAAGTATGAGGAAAGAGATGGTCAGAATTGTGGTCCGCGAAATGATGAAAGCAGCCACCTCATTAAGTAAGAAGAATGCTACTGATGTGGCTAGGCAATTAGTGTCAAAATACCCCAAGTCACTCCAAGATGTCATTGAGGGCGACATAATTGGCACAGGGTACAGCTCCCTCGTGAAACAAATTCAAAATCGGATCGAAAATGTGAAAAGACCTACAACAccaaaaattcaaaaaagaaaatcacactACTCTGACACCGACGAAGTCCCCCCTGAAAAACGGGCAGCGATTCAAGACACCTATGGGTGCATCCGTTGGCATGTCAAGTTTCTGCCCCTTGGGGAAACGCCCGAAAGccagcagcagaagaaagagGAGCTAAAAAATCTGTTCAGCCAGAATGAACAAAGCCCAGGTCCTTTGAAAATGCTGATGAAGTCCACATTCTACAGCCAGCGACAAGACGTGAACCAAGGGAAAGACATGAAGTACCTCCTGGAAAACTGGCCATATTGGTTTCATGAAAATGGCATGAATGTTCACTTTAACGAGCTCACTGGAGTTGCCCTGAAGGAAACCTTCTTGAAAAATGTGGAACAGAAGGGGGAAAGGCTCTTGAACTTCATGAAGACAGTTGCTGTCAACAAATCCAAAAGATTCTATCAAGCTGCAACAAAGCTACAGATGATGATGGGAGAACACCCAGGCAATACACAGGTCACAGAGATGGTGCTGCTTCTTCTGGCTTATTTTGACGAGAGAGATGATGTGATGTTCCATTACGTGGAGGACACTTGCCTGGCTGGCGAAGTGGTCATGGACCGAGTTCCCTTGACTCCCACAATTGTTGTATGTG gACAATCCTGCTATTCCTCCAGAAGGATGATGCTGAGTGTGGATCACGTCATCGTGAATGAGAACATCTCTTCCTTCATCTCGTCCTTGTGCATGCTGTTTGGGTCTTATTACTGCTTCAACATCCATTACCCAACTGCACTTGCATCCACCCTGGAGTTCCTACAGAG AGAAGGGGACGAAAGTGGAGCGAACAAATGCAAAGCGCTTGCATGTCAATCCAAGAGTCATTACGTTGATTCAGGACCTCTCCGACCACGAATGGCGTTCCGATTAAAAAG GTGTTCCTCTGAGTGA
- the LOC117827434 gene encoding uncharacterized protein LOC117827434 isoform X1: protein MSESFLRSAITEALPDLPDVAKDILQETLQSLGVETHDDFQFVKEEDLLSALRPIQARKLVAAWGLKCPFQESGSSSLTASPGPSPSMVSLSPISTSSSSSQSPRGSLPDSFMIPWGQFPEALTQDLERGRRPKPSMRKEMVRIVVREMMKAATSLSKKNATDVARQLVSKYPKSLQDVIEGDIIGTGYSSLVKQIQNRIENVKRPTTPKIQKRKSHYSDTDEVPPEKRAAIQDTYGCIRWHVKFLPLGETPESQQQKKEELKNLFSQNEQSPGPLKMLMKSTFYSQRQDVNQGKDMKYLLENWPYWFHENGMNVHFNELTGVALKETFLKNVEQKGERLLNFMKTVAVNKSKRFYQAATKLQMMMGEHPGNTQVTEMVLLLLAYFDERDDVMFHYVEDTCLAGEVVMDRVPLTPTIVVCGQSCYSSRRMMLSVDHVIVNENISSFISSLCMLFGSYYCFNIHYPTALASTLEFLQSCFFSINPEKGTKVERTNAKRLHVNPRVITLIQDLSDHEWRSD from the exons ATGTCTGAATCATTTCTACGCTCTGCCATCACGGAGGCCTTGCCTGACCTTCCAGACGTAGCAAAGGATATCCTGCAAGAAACTCTTCAATCTCTAGGTGTAGAGACCCATGATGACTTTCAGTTTGTTAAGGAAGAAGATTTGTTGTCAGCCTTGAGGCCCATACAAGCCCGGAAGCTGGTTGCTGCGTGGGGTCTAAAAT GTCCCTTCCAAGAAAGTGGTTCTTCAAGCCTTACTGCCTCACCAGGACCTTCCCCTTCCATGGTGTCTCTGTCGCCAATTTCAACGTCATCATCCAGCAGTCAGAGCCCAAGAGGCAGTCTTCCAGACTCATTCATGATACCATGGGGACAGTTCCCAGAGGCTTTGACACAGGATTTGGAGAGAGGAAGGCGTCCAAAACCAAGTATGAGGAAAGAGATGGTCAGAATTGTGGTCCGCGAAATGATGAAAGCAGCCACCTCATTAAGTAAGAAGAATGCTACTGATGTGGCTAGGCAATTAGTGTCAAAATACCCCAAGTCACTCCAAGATGTCATTGAGGGCGACATAATTGGCACAGGGTACAGCTCCCTCGTGAAACAAATTCAAAATCGGATCGAAAATGTGAAAAGACCTACAACAccaaaaattcaaaaaagaaaatcacactACTCTGACACCGACGAAGTCCCCCCTGAAAAACGGGCAGCGATTCAAGACACCTATGGGTGCATCCGTTGGCATGTCAAGTTTCTGCCCCTTGGGGAAACGCCCGAAAGccagcagcagaagaaagagGAGCTAAAAAATCTGTTCAGCCAGAATGAACAAAGCCCAGGTCCTTTGAAAATGCTGATGAAGTCCACATTCTACAGCCAGCGACAAGACGTGAACCAAGGGAAAGACATGAAGTACCTCCTGGAAAACTGGCCATATTGGTTTCATGAAAATGGCATGAATGTTCACTTTAACGAGCTCACTGGAGTTGCCCTGAAGGAAACCTTCTTGAAAAATGTGGAACAGAAGGGGGAAAGGCTCTTGAACTTCATGAAGACAGTTGCTGTCAACAAATCCAAAAGATTCTATCAAGCTGCAACAAAGCTACAGATGATGATGGGAGAACACCCAGGCAATACACAGGTCACAGAGATGGTGCTGCTTCTTCTGGCTTATTTTGACGAGAGAGATGATGTGATGTTCCATTACGTGGAGGACACTTGCCTGGCTGGCGAAGTGGTCATGGACCGAGTTCCCTTGACTCCCACAATTGTTGTATGTG gACAATCCTGCTATTCCTCCAGAAGGATGATGCTGAGTGTGGATCACGTCATCGTGAATGAGAACATCTCTTCCTTCATCTCGTCCTTGTGCATGCTGTTTGGGTCTTATTACTGCTTCAACATCCATTACCCAACTGCACTTGCATCCACCCTGGAGTTCCTACAGAG CTGTTTCTTCTCCATTAATCCAGAGAAGGGGACGAAAGTGGAGCGAACAAATGCAAAGCGCTTGCATGTCAATCCAAGAGTCATTACGTTGATTCAGGACCTCTCCGACCACGAATGGCGTTCCGATTAA